A region of the Argopecten irradians isolate NY chromosome 16, Ai_NY, whole genome shotgun sequence genome:
ttaagaaaaagaaaatagattGGATCATAAGACTCCATACATGGTTTCTAGGTTTAGGACTGGGATTAAATGAGAGTTGCTTCCCCTTGAACATTTCAGTTTTACATGAACGCGGAGGTAGTAGCATTTTGGTTACACACGTAGCATGAAGACTGCCAAatctttttattgttatttttcaatttccaGTCATCGACCTCTGCTACGTTACTGACAGAACTTACttgaaacaaacatacaaatgaAATGCGACGTGGGAACTCATATCActgtattactatataataggaaatGTTCACATTCAAGCTTCAATGTAAAAAATTCCTAAAGTAATACAATAATATGAGATCCACTGttgcattttatttgttttatatattttctatatttctgtTTCACATTCATTCTGTCACTTTAATAACATGATTGTATAATTTGGACGAAAGGGCTTTTGCGCATAAATTCATCACATTTCTACAACATATTAGTTGATTTgttatcaaaatgatgtataagatatattatatttcatctTTGAATTAATTGTACTTCCATTATCTTACCTTGTATTTCATGgtttcatgaattattcatatttGATCTTGTAAAAGAActgtataaacaaaacaaatgtgaaattttgtaaattatcatCTAAGTTCattaatcgtaaaaggcgacgaAATATTGTGCCTTaatctttttctttttcctaaCCATCTTTTTCCCTTATGACGTCTCCCTTATCACTGTCTCACGTTTGGCCTCCCGTCCACCAAGTGAAGGAAACTTCAGGCCTTGTACGCTAGTCGTAATACGCCAGATTCTGTGCCTGATTTACTCTCAGTCTTTaaggaatgggacgactggtttgtgaccgggtggggtgtgctgtttagtgtctttggtggcatgtatcaatgaaataaaactatAACTAGGACAAATCTTCCATTATTACACAAAGACATAAgacgaacataccgcagcctcccaaaacatacagatattcacatatgcaatacattacatacaaaGGGACCCTTCCTTTTGATATTGTCCCTTATTTATTGCTCTTTTGCCTGCCTAGATATCActtactataaaaagggtaagagTCCCACTATGGCAAAGAAATACGACACATATGTACTACAGCctcacaaaacatacagacattcacacaaacgACGCATTGCAAACAGACCCAGAATCATACAACCTTTTGCATTTTACTGCGACAAGTATAAGTATGTATCTTTAAAATAACactgaaaatcaaaatgattatacacattttcttttctatttttatcatacattttaAGATTTGATTTAAACCTTGAATTCTCTCAAGAAAAGAAGGCAGTTAGTCGGATGTATCTGGCAAACTTGTCCTCCGACAAATAAGTTTCATTTGTTCTTCAGCGTTTCCTTTTCCAAATTCGCCGTTCTTGAACAAAGAGCCTTCAAATATTCCGACCCACTAGTCTGTATGCCatacaacaaaacaattatatcgCTGTAGAAAagttcaagatttcattttcgtgtctaatatatatagtaaaaaatgatatatttttttatataaatgtaaaaatcaaATAGCAAATACATTTAGTAATGTTGTCTCAGAGCGTAAAAGTATGTAAAACTATTGTTTTTATCTAACTAGATAGTGATcgttatttaaataaattagtCTTTGTGCTGATAATATACATTATAGATTGTTACTTATTACTTATCTAATTTAAAGACCTTATTGgtgtttttaagaaaattctattttttatttgtttcggaaaggtagtgatcATTTAACTAATATGACGTGAATAAATAAACCAACATACTTGTGTTTTAGTTGATGGCCGTGATTCTAATCAAACTTTAGCCTTATCATAAAGAAAAATTTGAATTGCTGTAATACATTGAATTGAACAGTAATATCCTGCCATGATTAACACATGTACATCTTTTTACTATTTCTTGACTTGCAGTACTGTATACTAAAGATTGTCCGGAATAAGAATCAATGTAAAAATGTCGTCTCATGATCCTATAACAAGGTGGAAATAGgtgaattaataatattttattatataattcatttttaaatagAATCATTATCAGCGCGTGAAACCAAATAACATCAATCTTAAAACAGATAACAAtgcaaaatgtatttttaaatgatttattaaaaataatcaaatgatAACAATATATGACTTAATTTATCGTGATTTCCAGGAACGACCACtctaataataatattgtacAATCTCGGGCAAAAGCAAGAGTAGTCGACCCTTAAACTCCTTGTGAAAAAATGGTATCGTgacaacaacaataaaaaatttttttttagagGACAGAACACTTATGTATTCTATTTTATCCTATAATTATGcatatttcacaaaaaatcGTGTGATTGTGTCTTCAGCCCAGTGATTAaattacagatccttataaccactccgttaaatagaggatctgacaacttTCCATAAgaggtcatgttcggatgacctttataccacatGCACCTCGATCTCATATcgaaatgcattttctgcaccTTACTATCTCAGTTgaaaacgccatttcgtcccagtatgcATAGACATTTATTATTGTTGTGCTCTTTGAGCGAGATGACTATATACACATGAAcatggaaaatatatatatatttttttttcaaactaattCGTctccagtcaagattctggcagcagcaatttgactAACCATGTCCAAAgatcaccagaacgtgacccttaataggatgttgtcagatcctcttatacAACGAAGTGATAATAAAGATCAGATTGTTTAAACACCTACTGTACGGCGACTCTCATTGGTCATTTTCAACCTCTCTTGATTCTGATTGGCTTTCAACTTTGGACTACTTTTTAcggcgcattttcttttaaattacatTACGTAGTTGATTATAAAaagtataaacaaaattattgacTTTATGTTTGAGTACTATATTTTATTAGCGGACTGATATATATGATGCGATATGTGGTGGTAACATTCCCGGAATTTGACCAGAAACTGATCACAAgggtataaatataaaatcaaagttatgggataaagaAGTTTATCACCGCGTGACTgttatttatcatgtttatctgaACTTGAGtttgttcatttttaaattttgaaatgacattttctacAGCTAGTGTcttttcaaaaattgaaaactaaCTGACTTGAGTTTGAAAACGTGATAagcaacagtcacttgttgcgGAATCTATCTTTATTATCAGAAATGGTTTCATGGAGATATGTTTTAAAGATGGGTTCCCGCATTATAAGTTGCACTCAAAGTCACTTATCGGAAAAGAATTACGAAAAATTCCTAAATGCCTAAAGTTATAAACTTTGTATTGTTACAAAAATTACCAAGTAATTCGAAGTATAAGCaattgatatgtaaatataaagtatttGAGTTATTAGTTacacacaaataaatacaaaacccACGTGTAATGAATGTGCCGACAGTTCCCGATCGGCTAGCAGACTAATCATGCAATCAACGGCTTATAAGACATGGATATACATTATTGTgcaaatcaaaatatgtattacaaGCAAAACACAAGAAAAGACACTCGTAAACAGATGAACATATAAACAACATGAAAAGAAAGTTCACTTCCAATCAcgtaatttcatttaaaaagatacaaaaaagcACGAACGTCATATACATAATCATGAGATAATTAGCACGTGTAAACTATTAAGGCAAACCAAAAACTGCTTTGTGGTTTATTCGTAGTGTATTTGTATTGTAACACCACACCAAAACCATTCTATTAAATTCAATCCTGAACAAAAGAAAAAAGGTGCttacacaatattaaaaatgcATATCTTTTCCTCCTTCTGAATTCGCATATTGTGATAAGAAATTttgaaacttgttaaaaattaaatattttacattgaaCTACAATCAGGTGGCAATCGGATTATGAATAATGGTCAAAATTCCACTGTGGAGAATTATAActgtttatgaaatattgatagcATTATCCTTCTCAGGCACATGGAATAACCCGGAAGGATTAAATTACAAAAAGGAATGGAAGGATAAACAACAATCGAGAACCTTCGGCAATTTCCGTAAACGAAACAATACTTTATTTTGTCGTTTACGGAAAGCGTCGAAGGTTCCCGATTTGGATTACCAAATGACATTTATGATTGACGCGATGAGACTATTTCGATGAAGCGTGCTCTAATGAAGAAGAAATGGGGGAATCCCTACTCCGAATACATGCTTGATTAGTACATGCttatatttgattgtttgaaCACTGGATGAAGAGGGACGATTGATTGATAAATAACAAGTTTCGGACAATTCAACATCATTCAGTAAGTGATGGAATGGTTAAAACATCAGCCTCCCCTGGGCTATTTTGAACACGAAAATATTGCATTACactgtattctgtatttgcacgttgcatagttatctgcccttgcttacataaaaataacatcacaatggAAACCTACCCGCAAGAGAGGTAACTGTGTAAaatacaaagacggaataatcaAACAGAACATCCACGACATTTTTCCTGGAAAGATCGTTGATAAATAATTCCCTGCATTGATTATCCTTAAGATATTACTTAAATAAATGAGTAAATTGACCTAAATCTAATTCACAATATAttcaaatactgtaaaccatgTTTTTTCgcgagataaaaaaaattcgCAAGAGAGATCGATTGAGAATTCGAGTATTTGGCGAAAAATATTATGACACGTACATATATGTTTGCAGGGTTGTCACTGAGAGCGCTTCGTCACGAATATGTTGAGAAAACCAAGCGCGAAATATTGtgtatacaaaaatgtttttttgcaGTAAATCTAGAGGATACTTGCAATATTCCAACCTTAAATGGAGTCtttaatttacatttgaaatttgtCCAGGAGTGGAATCACAAGAAATACTCTTTATGTCGAGCATGCAATGAGCCAGTTCCGTTAACTAATCGAACAATGCTGTCTGCGTTAGGTCGGCCATATTTCCGGATCGTATCTGCCCGGTTTTTGGTCGTCATATTAGTTTGCTCTCGGAAATCCTCCCAGAGGTACTTTATGATCTCAGACACTCCAGTGGACTGCGAGTTGCTGCTGATCAGCTTCAACAAATAAACGCCGTCTGGCTTTAGGAAACCTCCaacaaattttgttattaatctCGGAAATGCGCTTTTGTTTTCCCACTGATCTAAGTTCTGCAGTAGAAGATATTTCTTTATAAAGCTTTCTTTGTTTTGAGGGACGACTGTGGAAAATAAAAGAGCCATGAGATTAATGAAGCTTAACACAGCAAGCATGGTAAACCAGAACCACAGGAACACGAAGAAACGTTCGTTGTAAAAGTTAACGGGAAGAACACACTGGAGCGTCCATCTTTGAACGTTAGTCATCTGtcgaaggtcaaggtcacatagGGTCACGAGTGGAAATCTCGGCGACATCACCCATTCCTCGCCTTTAAGAACAGATGCAATGACTTCATATCCAAACAGATAAAATTTGTTTCCTAGAAATTCGTTTAAGAAAAACAATAATGCAACATTGTTAACAAAGTACATTGTTCTTATAGCAATAGCCAGACTGACTAAATAGTTTCCGTAATGGCGGCCACAGCCAAGGAAACAGTAATTCCCGAGCCGTTCACGGAGAGGACCGCAAACTCCGGATCTGTATGGAGATGAGCTACTACTGGCCCAACGTCCAATGTACTTCGACAGAGCTCGTAGTCGCTTCTCACGCTCTTCTGGACTTAGACTTTGAGTCAGGTGAGTTAGTTTTAGAGTGTTCTTGAGACCAATTCCAGACATTTGTAGACCAAGACGCCAGACAAGCCTAGGCAGCTTCAGAAACATCGCAATCAACAGCAGCATTACCGGAACCCATTGGTAGTATGTGATCTCTGTCGACCAGCGCACTTCGTAGTTCGACGGGATTTCCCGCGCAAATGGAATGTAATACGTGTTCGACACCCAGCAAACTCTATTGGTGTACTTTACTTCTGTTGCTGTGAAATGTGCGGGACAGAAGCACTGTATGGGCGAGCCGACGTAATGTTTGGTGACGACCATAGCAGTGAACATCATCAGGATCATGTTGGTGTGGTAGTGGCTCAGCCTGTCGATGATGTTGTCATCGTACAGGTACCGGTTACCTTCGGCGGACTTGCCGTTAGACCGGATCACCTGGTAGATCCTGTCGAGACAAAAACAGAACAGTAATGATTATAATATACAGTGGACCCCTGATAATCCGGAAAACTCTTAATCCGGACGGAAATGTTAGGGAACAAATCGTCCTAACATTATACATTGACTGAGAACAAAAAAATTGGCAGTCCGGGAAATTCGTAATCCGGACGACCGAGGGTGTCCGAATTATCGAGAGTTCTGCAGCATGTATGTACGCATTTCGATTGAGTCGGTATGTATTCTCGTAAAATGATACTTATTCAAGGTTAAGATCCATTTGTTACTGCTGACAGCATTAAGTGAAATAGCTCTATAAAATGAACACTAGTTTTCGTTATTGGCAGGAGacataacacaaacatactacatcgtccgaaaatatacagacattcacaaaaacatactacagcctccgaaaatatacaaacattcacacaaacatactacagcctccgaaaatatacagacattcacacaaacatactacagcctcccaaaatatacagacattcacacaaacatactacagcctccgaaaatatacagacattcacacaaacaaTACTACAGcctccaaaatatacagacattcacaaaacatactacagcctccgaaaatatacaaacattcacacaaacatactacagcctccgaaaatatacacaacattcacacaaacatactacagcctccgaaaatatacagacattcacacaaacatactacagcctccgaaaatatacagacattcacaaaaacatactacagcctccgaaaatatacaaacattcacacaaacatactacagcctccgaaaatatacagacattcacacaaacatactacagcctcccaaaatatacagacattcacacaaacatactacagcctcccaaaatatacagacattcacacaaacatGTTGCATACAGacgaggctgtccttaaataaCATTGGCTTTTAATAGGACTAAATACAGCAACCGATCGATTAACAATTAGATGTTTATCCTCTCCATATTGTTTCAtgtgtattttgattatttgcTTAGCATTACTGTATGTTTGACCGCGTTGATTGACGATATTATTTGTGACGCGCGCGGCCAGTTACTGATTAACTAGATAATGCAGAGTACGTCAAAGAAGAGAAACTTCTATAACAGATCCGAAGGAGCTTACTTCTGATTGTCACAGTGAGTTTTTAAAACATATGAATGGAAGCAGATTTTTTAATCCTCCATCAAAAGATGGCTTTACATTATCATGCAACAATATTTACTCAATTAGTACtttcttatataatataaacctcattacattacaattttCATCACAATACATGGATTAGGATTTATCTTAATTCGCAAGTTGATGTTTAAATAAGCCCCATGCAAATAAAGGGTTTCCCCAAATTATAAAGGGGTAAttcaatttgatatatttactgtcaaataaatatgtaaattgcCCTTTGTCAGTAAAATATGGCCGGGTGAAGtgtgttgttctttactggtaTGGTTCAGTGAGATTGCGCTAAAAAAAGGGAAAGGGAAAGGGTTCCAACTAATACAAGGAGACACATCACTTATATACCAGTTTCCCAAACCATTCATACACTCATGTAACCAATTTTTCGGTTAACGCTTCTTATATACCCTCTTAATAATTGTCACTACCATACAGGGACTTGTATTTATCTTCATTCGCAAATTAACATTAGGATAAAGGTATGTTACAATTGGGCGACAATTTTTTTTAGTATAATGTGTTGTTTGGCATGCTTCAGTagtcccactatacaagatgacacaacacgaatataccaaaGTCCCACAAAACAACCACTGCGCACTtcacatacaagggaggccgccCTTATTaataaccctgactgttaatatgacattatTTCAAGTAAACAAAAAACGTCTGCTTTTAATTGCGGGGTGAAAATTTTCGCTCTACTTAAATATCCACAAATAATGGAGACAGAATGACCGATGAAATttgttaatgttaaaaaattacaaCTGCGCGAATATTTGTCTCCGCAAAAATACTAATACATAGTActatagggaacaaccaactaaataaaaaagaccttcgaaatggcccctgtgtatacaagattgagcccaggatagaattttaacccggtcgctgattggctggctaattatgaatttcaaaagtaaaaatgttttctgacaggtaattattcctagatgaCCATGAAATGAacttggaaattcatattgagatttaggttcaaaatatcaattttgataatgaataggttaAAACAtaagaatttcaggattttttagtgcaaaatgcgcctgatttcaataaagctaccctggttggagtttgagcagaaggacccaaactttttttctatctagtgttatatgagaacctagactttaattatagaacacaatagctaactaatattcctttgttttaataatacagtacaaaactttaacaaagtttaacactgtgttctatgaaaaattatttagttggttgctctctgaAATAACTATCACGTTAAATTGACGACACATGTTTCTAAATGCTGGTAACAATGCATGCATAGCAACACAATAAAATATGGAATCGGTGGCATGTTGCAGAATTCCATGTCGCATGTTGTCTGGGCATGTTAACGAGTAAATTACTTCATTATTGTCTGGCGAGAGTTCAACAGACTGCACATTAAAGGTTTGTAGAACCATGTCGCCTGTGAAATGCACATGCAATTATGAGGCTCAGGGTAAAATATTTGACACACAAATAAGACACGTAAATACGTTGTCAGGTAATGAATGAATATCATAagcatattttaattttttatactgCATAATTATGTGTATACGCAGGTAATAAGTTTCCATCTCCGTGGTCAAAGTTATTTCAACGATTTTTAAATATCCGCTAATAAAATGAAGGTACGACGACGAATGATAAGATATTCGCTTTGTGCGAGGCCTCTTTTATACGAATTTACTATCAAATTGACAGTTTCTTCTCATATTTAGTGCTCAGCAGTAAGGGAGcgggacaactggttcgcccgttttcagtgcaatgtgaccgggtgaggtgtatTGCTTGGTGCCGTCGGTAGCATGCTTCAGGGTtatagcgctataaaaaggacaagggTTCCATATACCGGTCCATCAGAGCACACACCTCGTAGTTTACACATGCAAACCACCACCACATAAACGCGTACGGAAtgttgtccttaaatgacactgggtgttaataggaagttgatttatcaataaaataaaacacacacaaaaaaaaaaaacacacaaaaaaaaaaacaaaaaaaaaacgcaCATGAATTAATATCACAAagccttattgttatattctATTATCACATAACTGCTTTAAAGACAAATTTTCAATTCAGTTTCTTATACGACAGACTAAATCCGGAATATTGTTATTGAAGTAAGGGTCTTGCACTGACATGATTTTtagtatgtacatttttttatgaGATAAAGTTACATTAATTGATTTATACTTACAATGTTACTAGAGGCATGCTGTATCTTTAGTTTTCCTCCAAGTTACCTgtctgaaatagaaaaaaaagttcatgaacGGTtgaacaattcattattataatgtaaacTTACTAGTTTTCGCGTATTTCGTTGGTCAGAGATACCGCGAAAATCGATCTCCACAAACTTATACTGATCAAAGATAAAGTATAACAATATTGGTGTGAACTGACAACGCtgtcaaaaataaaatagtcACGTAGgtt
Encoded here:
- the LOC138310310 gene encoding innexin unc-9-like, with the protein product MPLVTLIYQVIRSNGKSAEGNRYLYDDNIIDRLSHYHTNMILMMFTAMVVTKHYVGSPIQCFCPAHFTATEVKYTNRVCWVSNTYYIPFAREIPSNYEVRWSTEITYYQWVPVMLLLIAMFLKLPRLVWRLGLQMSGIGLKNTLKLTHLTQSLSPEEREKRLRALSKYIGRWASSSSSPYRSGVCGPLRERLGNYCFLGCGRHYGNYLVSLAIAIRTMYFVNNVALLFFLNEFLGNKFYLFGYEVIASVLKGEEWVMSPRFPLVTLCDLDLRQMTNVQRWTLQCVLPVNFYNERFFVFLWFWFTMLAVLSFINLMALLFSTVVPQNKESFIKKYLLLQNLDQWENKSAFPRLITKFVGGFLKPDGVYLLKLISSNSQSTGVSEIIKYLWEDFREQTNMTTKNRADTIRKYGRPNADSIVRLVNGTGSLHARHKEYFL